CCATATGTACCAAGTACCGGTGGTAGTTCCCCTGTGAGATTGTTGTGTGAGAAGTCCAGACTCCAGGCGAATAGAAGGTCGGCAAAAAGTCTGACTGGTATCAAGCCATCAAGATTGTTTTGAGACAAGTTTAGTTCAAAAAGCCCCATGCACTGGGCTAAACTACCAGGTATATTTCCACCCAAGTTGTTACCATCAAGGTAAAGTTCAGCAAGTTGAGTAACATCACCAATTGAGGGAGGAATCTGACCTGATAATTTGTTCTTTGACAGATTTAGGATATAGAGGTTTCGTAGCTTGACGATGGAAGAAGGTATGCTTCCAGAAAGAAAATTGCTTTCCATCCCAAGCGAAAAGAGATTAACAAGATTGCCAATCTCTACAGGTATGGAGCCTGAAATTTGGTTTGACCCAAGCGATAAATATTCTAACCTCCTGGAAAGATTAACAATTGATATAGGTAGGCTGCCATTTAGAACATTCCCTTTCAAGGACAGCTTTGTGAGCTGGGTGCAATTTGCTAGATATGTAAGAAATGACCAGTCATGTGCTTCTAGCAAGTTACTCCCTAAATCCAACTCATGCAAGTTTGCCAACGAACCAAGAGATGGAACAGAGCCATGTAACGAGTTGTTTGAAAGATCAAGTATTTGAAGATTTAACATGTTGGCTAGTGAAGCAGGGATCAGGCCCTTCAGTCTGTTGCTTCCCAGGATAAGCAACTGGAGGTTTGATAGTGAGTAACCAATGTGAGATGGTATCTGTCCAACAAGTGTATTGCTGCCTACGCTAAAGTACCTtagtgatgtcatgttgtaaatagACGACGGGACACTCCCTGATAAACTGTTGAAACTTAGATCAAGCTCAAGCAGTTTTGTAATGTGACTCAAAGTCTCTGGAATTAATCCAGATAACCTATTTTGGCCGAGGAATATAGAACTGAGGGAAGAAACATTTCCTAATGATGGAGGTATGCTTCTGGAGAGGAAGTTCTCTATTAGGCAAAGAAATTTGAGAGTTGCGACCGTATGGAAATGTGGGATGGGACCAGTGAAAGAATTTTTCTGGAGATCAACCACGGTAAGCTTAGATGAATTATCAAACAAAACAGAAGGGATCTCTCCAGAGAGGTTATTACGTGACAGTTTAAGTGTACTGAGTGAGACGCTATTGGCCAGTGAGACAGGGATGTCACCGGTAAGGCTGTTGTTTGCAAGATTGACATAGCTAAGTGAATTGCTAGTGCCTAGTGATTCAGGGATGTTACCTTCCAGGTTGCTGCCAGCAAGATTTAGTGTATGGAGGTTTGGAAGCTTACCCAATTCTCCGGGGATGGTTCCCGGTAGATAATTATCGGCAAGGTTCATCAAGGATAGAAAAGTCAAGTTACCGACACATCCAGATAACCGCCCACCGAGACGAGCAGATGTGAGGTCCAAAGAGACCACCCGTGGTGGAATTTCTTTGCCGCAGGTGACCCCTTTCCAGCTACAAAAGTTGAGCGAACCATTTCTCCATGAGTGTAGGATGCCAAAGGGATCGAAGTTGATGCCAGACTTGAAGCAGAGTAGGGCTTGGCGATCCATCTCTGACATGTTTGCTTGTGATGCAGCTAATGCTGATGTCTCGAAGGAGAAAAGGCTAAGTAAAATACATAGTAGAGACAAGAGAGAGGGCATGATGCCGATGTGCAAGAACAACAGGGAGTGCTAAGGTTTGAGCTTGTATGATCTTGGGTGAAGGATGACTTTTGAAGGATTTGGGGACCAGACATGGACCAGAAGGCAGGCTTTTGACTGCACCGCAGGTCAATGTGAACGTGTGTGCAAAGCAAGGGAAAGGACAAGCAGAGGAGTTGAACAAAGACCTCTGAACTCTGGCTGGAGTGGTGAGATCCCTTcggactacatcaaccgtgttgtgctaatgcttccgcttccggtctacgagggtacgtagacaacactctcccctctcgttgctatgcatcaccatgatcttgcgtgtgcgtaggaatttttttgaaattactacgttccccaacaataaaacattttaaaaactaaaattcaaaaagattctcgcatgcatgcatgtgatgaTGTGACAATCTATTTGCATTAgggacgtgtggtgcgtctcccttcctgCCACATGTGTGGCAGTTATCAACCTCCTTTTGTTAAATCAATGACGATGACAACATTCTACACAGTTTTTTCTTTTTGATAAAGGGAATATGTTAATATCGCGAAGATATCAATTACACCTGACCTCTACAATAACGCAACACCCTAATGGCATTACGGATGCACATagccaaaaaagaagaagaaaaggctaaaAAAGAAAAGCCCCGCAAGAGAATTACAGTCCATGCAGCAATAGTACAAGCGCCACCAAAACAACACCTGAAGTCCAACTTCTCCAAAAGTGACGCCTCAAAGAAGGAAACAGTGCACAAGCGCCGTCGTCACCCGATTGTAGATCTTGAGTTTTCACCCCGAAGATAGTCCCGGctctcaaaacaatgccttcaacaagaccATTGTCAGGTACAACCAATTAAGGCCAGACCTTGGATTTTCACCCTGAGAGGTAAGACTTTGAACTGCACCTGTGTTGCCGCCCCCACTTAAATACCGCTGCTACAAAATCCGAAACTCCAAGCAAGTTCCTCATCGACACAAAGGCTCCAATCACCATTACTAGTCCTTCGATCCCGGCTTCCATGACATTCTTCGCCTCTGACTTCACAATGGAACTAAACATATCCCATGATGGCAACAAATAGTAGAGCTTCGCACCGCTCGCTCCTTAACGAAGAACCAATGGGCACGACTGAATCCCATCCGATCCAGCAATCTCCAGGCATAACGCGCCCATGGGAGTTCGCAGGAAGAGCCTTCCGGAACCCGCCACTCCGACCAGATAAAGAAGGACAGGTGTCAGGCAGATCTTCATCTTGTCACTTGAGGAACCCTAGGACTGCCCCCTTAAACCAGGCCGAGCCTGCAACCCCCACGCCGCCGTGGCACCCCAAATCAGATCAGGGCGGTGTGCGGATCGGGCGCCGCATCGGGAGCAGCAGGGGCGCCTCGTCGGTAGCCAACAACACACCGCCGCACATGGAGGCCACGCAAACGCCATGgccggccgccgcctcggcctTGAATCTAAGGGGAAAACGCCGCGCCGCGAGAGAGAGCTCGCCCCTCCGCCGTCGTCCGCGGCACGGGCTTAGCCCGGTCGCCtcctccggtgacggcgagggggATGGAGGGGAGGGGCTNNNNNNNNNNNNNNNNNNNNNNNNNNNNNNNNNNNNNNNNNNNNNNNNNNNNNNNNNNNNNNNNNNNNNNNNNNNNNNNNNNNNNNNNNNNNNNNNNNNNNNNNNNNNNNNNNNNNNNNNNNNNNNNNNNNNNNNNNNNNNNNNNNNNNNNNNNNNNNNNNNNNNNNNNNNNNNNNNNNNNNNNNNNNNNNNNNNNNNNNNNNNNNNNNNNNNNNNNNNNNNNNNNNNNNNNNNNNNNNNNNNNNNNNNNNNNNNNNNNNNNNNNNNNNNNNNNNNNNNNNNNNNNNNNNNNNNNNNNNNNNNNNNNNNNNNNNNNNNNNNNNNNNNNNNNNNNNNNNNNNNNNNNNNNNNNNNNNNNNNNNNNNNNNNNNNNNNNNNNNNNNNNNNNNNNNNNNNNNNNNNNNNNNNNNNNNNNNNNNNNNNNNNNNNNNNNNNNNNNNNNNNNNNNNNNNNNNNNNNNNNNNNNNNNNNNNNNNNNNNNNNNNNNNNNNNNNNNNNNNNNNNNNNNNNNNNNNNNNNNNNNNNNNNNNNNNtatatatatatatatatatatagttaagTATTTAGATGGATAGGTTGGTGTTCCTACACTCACATTTTCACTGACATTGCTATTCGTACTTACAAAGAAAAGCAAACTATGCCCATTATTGCCCAACAAAACCACTATTGACTGCATCCACATACTTTTGCAAGATAACTAAAGAGAAAAATTTCATCTATAGTCACTGGATTCGAGTCAGTGTctcactttggtcactgtacttCAGAGTACCCTAAATACAATTACTAAAGTAGCTTAAGCGCCTCAATATGGTCGCTAGTATGACTTGACATACACATTTCACTTAGTTGGCATACTCCCTTCATTCTGAATTATAAGATATTCTATTTCTTTTTCTAAatcaaatgtatatagacatattttagtgtgtttATTAGCTCGTTTTAGTCCATATATAATTTATATTAAAATATTCAGATGTCTTATAATTCGGAACAGGTTGTACTAGTCACTTGGCTGTTGAACGACCGAGCTAGTTAGCTACTTGCAGGTTTGAAGAAGACCTGACGGTCAAGCAGCCACTGTTTTCCGGTGATGAAGCGCTCGGCGGTGTACTTGGCGGCGTCGTGGGCTTGGATGACACGGTGATAGCCACTCCACTTGACGCGACGCTTCACCTTGGAGGTAGCCAGGGGCCATAGCTCCTGTATTCCATGTATTACAGGTGAACGTCACGGCGGCCGACTTCACCTGATCGTCCTTGTTCAAGGGCGCCCAACCCTTCCAGTCCACCCAATCCCTACCCTCCACGAGCTCGCCAAGGTAACTCTGCATAAACATGACGTGGGAGTGGTTCACCCACGGGCGATCAAGCTACGTCTCAATATTGTTGAGGTCCTCGCTGTCGCCATGCCCTCACGCTGCAATTTTGGACGAGAAACCAATGTCACGGTTTGGTCAATTGCAACCCTAGGTCGTCACCACATTGTGGTTCACAAGCATCAGCTTGAGAACTAAAATGTGACAACCCTGGAGAACAGCTTGTTGTTGCCCCAAATGATGTTCGTGGTGTCGTGTACCTCATAGTCTTGTCAAATTGCATCTTGCTCTTCACCAGCAGCGTGTCCGAAAGCCAACAAACTTGCACCGGTAGAAAAAATAAAATTTGTAGGCCGCGCTTTAGAATTTAGGGGGGGCATAGGTCCCCTAGTAGCCAAATAATCTGGT
The window above is part of the Triticum aestivum cultivar Chinese Spring chromosome 2A, IWGSC CS RefSeq v2.1, whole genome shotgun sequence genome. Proteins encoded here:
- the LOC123187240 gene encoding probable LRR receptor-like serine/threonine-protein kinase At3g47570: MPSLLSLLCILLSLFSFETSALAASQANMSEMDRQALLCFKSGINFDPFGILHSWRNGSLNFCSWKGVTCGKEIPPRVVSLDLTSARLGGRLSGCVGNLTFLSLMNLADNYLPGTIPGELGKLPNLHTLNLAGSNLEGNIPESLGTSNSLSYVNLANNSLTGDIPVSLANSVSLSTLKLSRNNLSGEIPSVLFDNSSKLTVVDLQKNSFTGPIPHFHTVATLKFLCLIENFLSRSIPPSLGNVSSLSSIFLGQNRLSGLIPETLSHITKLLELDLSFNSLSGSVPSSIYNMTSLRYFSVGSNTLVGQIPSHIGYSLSNLQLLILGSNRLKGLIPASLANMLNLQILDLSNNSLHGSVPSLGSLANLHELDLGSNLLEAHDWSFLTYLANCTQLTKLSLKGNVLNGSLPISIVNLSRRLEYLSLGSNQISGSIPVEIGNLVNLFSLGMESNFLSGSIPSSIVKLRNLYILNLSKNKLSGQIPPSIGDVTQLAELYLDGNNLGGNIPGSLAQCMGLFELNLSQNNLDGLIPVRLFADLLFAWSLDFSHNNLTGELPPVLGTYGIGSGLVSLHMEGNRFHGQIPERWHLLVSTRQINLSHNGLSGVVPKFFEQLDKLEQLDLSYKNLEGAVPASGIFTHSAAVVLDGNKGLCSNSPRLALPICPGISGSATKVKHHLSLLVTLLLIVLPPLTIGSLVLIWFMLTIWKKGSFPFSRWDLVSKMFPNRREVHTAPCHDEKKLKRVSYEDILKATNWFSLVHTISSTCIGSVYVGRFKSDKSLVAIKVFNLNEPGGYESYLIECEVLRSTRHRNIMRHVTLCSTLDSQNHECNALIFEVMVNGSLEAWLHSEQHNGILDKVLSFGQRIRIAADVAFALDYAHNELTPPLIHCDLKPNNVLLDDDMTARLSDFGSAKFLSPGLVIPKSLHDVGGTIGYVAPEYRMGCEISVGGDVYSFGVLLLELLTGKRPTDDMFVDGLSLCKFCESKFPDRVAEILDPHMSHEEHQGCAEGWIQRYIVPLVALGLSCTVESPKDRTGMKDVCAKLSDIRASFL